Proteins encoded by one window of Clostridium cagae:
- a CDS encoding L-lactate dehydrogenase yields the protein MARERKRKISIIGAGFVGSTTAFALMNSGVATEICICDINMDKAMGEVMDLVHGTSFVKPVNIYAGSIAETKDSDIVIITAGAAQKDGETRLDLIEKNYNIFKGFIPEIAKVSPDAILLVASNPVDILAYITYKLSGFPKERVIGTGTVLDTSRLKYVIGKYLNVNNNNVHAYVLGEHGDSEVVSWSTASIAGEGFDDYTKKFSLEWDEEIRSVIESDVKNAAYEIISRKKATYYAIGLAITKIAESILRDENAILTVSSLMQGEYGISDMYLAIPTIINRNGAVRIVEPNITEEEIEKLQNSANVLKEHVSKCQI from the coding sequence ATGGCAAGAGAGAGAAAACGTAAGATATCAATTATAGGTGCAGGATTTGTAGGATCTACAACAGCATTTGCGTTAATGAATAGTGGCGTAGCTACAGAAATTTGTATATGTGACATAAATATGGATAAAGCTATGGGAGAAGTTATGGATTTAGTTCATGGAACTTCATTTGTGAAACCAGTTAATATATATGCTGGAAGCATAGCAGAAACTAAAGATTCTGATATAGTTATAATTACAGCAGGAGCTGCACAAAAAGATGGTGAAACTAGATTAGATTTAATTGAAAAAAATTATAATATATTCAAGGGATTTATTCCTGAAATAGCAAAAGTGAGCCCAGATGCTATATTATTAGTTGCATCTAATCCAGTGGATATCTTAGCATATATTACATATAAATTATCAGGATTTCCTAAAGAAAGAGTGATAGGAACAGGTACTGTATTAGATACATCAAGACTAAAATATGTTATAGGCAAATATTTAAATGTAAATAATAACAATGTTCATGCATATGTTTTAGGTGAACATGGTGATAGTGAAGTTGTAAGTTGGAGTACTGCAAGTATTGCTGGAGAAGGATTTGATGATTACACAAAGAAGTTTTCATTAGAATGGGATGAAGAAATAAGAAGTGTTATTGAAAGTGATGTCAAAAATGCAGCATACGAAATAATAAGTAGAAAAAAAGCCACTTATTATGCAATTGGATTAGCAATAACTAAAATAGCAGAGTCAATACTTAGAGATGAAAATGCTATTTTAACTGTTTCATCATTAATGCAAGGAGAGTATGGTATAAGTGATATGTACTTAGCTATACCTACTATAATTAATAGAAATGGAGCGGTAAGAATAGTAGAACCAAATATAACTGAAGAGGAAATAGAAAAATTACAGAATTCAGCTAATGTATTAAAAGAACACGTGTCAAAATGTCAAATTTAA
- a CDS encoding 3'-5' exonuclease has protein sequence MKLLFFDTETTSIKPGSICQLSYITVDASSKPQITTGKNFFFTVDEMNPSAQEIHGFSLEKLYELSEGQYFEDLVPEFFKDFIEADFLIGHNVNFDIRFLKHELSLLGEDFLPKHSFCTMIYYKDICKIPKANGEVKNPKLEEVVNFLGINKDQITKTSDRLFQGSSNYHDARFDTAATYLAVTEGLKKGYLPRGYFTDLLKNK, from the coding sequence ATGAAATTATTATTTTTTGATACAGAAACTACCAGTATAAAACCAGGTAGTATCTGTCAATTAAGTTATATAACTGTAGATGCAAGTTCTAAGCCACAAATAACGACAGGTAAAAATTTCTTCTTTACAGTTGATGAAATGAATCCATCGGCTCAAGAAATTCATGGCTTTTCCTTAGAAAAACTATATGAATTATCAGAAGGTCAATATTTTGAAGATTTAGTTCCTGAATTCTTTAAAGATTTTATAGAAGCTGATTTTTTAATAGGACATAATGTTAATTTTGATATTAGATTTTTAAAGCATGAACTATCTTTACTTGGAGAGGATTTTCTTCCAAAACATTCATTCTGTACAATGATATATTATAAAGATATTTGTAAAATTCCTAAAGCAAATGGTGAAGTTAAAAATCCTAAGCTAGAAGAAGTTGTAAATTTTCTTGGAATAAACAAAGATCAAATCACTAAAACTTCTGATAGATTGTTTCAAGGTAGTAGTAATTATCATGATGCAAGATTTGATACTGCAGCAACTTATTTAGCTGTAACTGAAGGATTAAAAAAAGGTTATCTTCCAAGAGGATATTTTACAGATTTACTAAAAAATAAATAA
- a CDS encoding rubredoxin encodes MKKYICDICGYIYDPEMGDVDNNIKPGMKFEDLPCNWICPICNFEKENFSLLL; translated from the coding sequence ATGAAAAAATATATTTGTGATATCTGTGGATATATATATGATCCTGAAATGGGCGATGTAGATAATAATATAAAACCTGGAATGAAATTTGAAGATTTACCTTGTAATTGGATTTGTCCTATATGTAATTTCGAAAAAGAAAATTTTTCTTTATTATTATAA
- the pflA gene encoding pyruvate formate-lyase-activating protein, with the protein MVKGRIHSIETMGLVDGPGIRVVVFFQGCSLRCKYCHNPDTWTYDGGDEYTPEELVKKIERYKTYFKSSNGGVTFSGGEPLRQPEFLLEVLKLCKEKGIHTCLDTSGFGIGDYNEILKCVDLVLFDVKHYNKEGYKNVTYMDINKSLKFLNSVQQFNIPIWIRHVVVPGLTDGEEHIRNLKKYISNIDGVEKVELLPYHLLGKNKYDVLKFKYPLEGVPAMDKEITKKYQRIIEDK; encoded by the coding sequence ATGGTTAAAGGAAGAATTCATTCAATAGAGACAATGGGACTAGTAGATGGACCTGGAATTAGAGTGGTTGTATTTTTTCAAGGATGTTCATTAAGATGTAAGTACTGTCATAATCCAGATACGTGGACATATGATGGAGGAGATGAATATACTCCAGAAGAACTAGTGAAAAAAATAGAGAGATATAAAACGTATTTTAAAAGTTCTAATGGCGGAGTTACATTTTCAGGAGGAGAACCTCTAAGACAACCAGAATTTCTTCTAGAAGTATTAAAATTATGTAAAGAAAAAGGAATACACACTTGTTTAGATACTTCGGGATTTGGTATAGGAGATTATAATGAAATATTAAAATGTGTAGATTTAGTTTTATTTGATGTAAAACATTATAATAAAGAAGGCTATAAAAATGTAACTTACATGGATATAAATAAATCATTAAAGTTTTTAAATTCAGTTCAACAATTTAATATACCTATTTGGATTAGACATGTTGTTGTTCCAGGATTAACAGATGGTGAAGAACATATAAGAAATTTAAAAAAATACATATCCAATATAGATGGAGTTGAGAAAGTAGAATTACTGCCATATCATTTGTTAGGGAAAAACAAGTATGATGTTTTAAAATTTAAATATCCATTAGAAGGAGTTCCTGCTATGGATAAAGAAATAACTAAAAAGTATCAAAGAATTATTGAAGATAAATAG
- the pflB gene encoding formate C-acetyltransferase, translating into MFKQWEGFKNGTWQEGIDVRNFIQKNYNVYEGDSSFLEGISEKTSRVWDKAYELIVEEVKKGIIDIATDRVSGINNYEAGYIDKDNEVIVGLQTDAPLKRIVNPFGGFRMVQTSLKEYGYELDKDIEKHFSRYRKTHNEGVFDGYTKEIRLARTAGLLTGLPDAYGRGRIIGDYRRVALYGIDYLIEEKKNDLDNLQGDMLDELVRKREEVSMQIRALGEIKEMAAKYGCDISKPASNAKEAVQALYFGYLAGIKENNGAATSFGRTSTFLDIYIERDLETGLITEKEAQELVDQLIIKLRLVRHLRTPEYNDLFGGDPTWVTESIGGMGINGKSLVTKNSFRYLHTLINLGASAEPNLTVLWSDKLPENFKKYCAEISIKTDAVQYESDEVMRPIYGDDYAIACCVSAMKVGKQMQFFGARCNIAKSLLYAINGGCDELKGMKVIPGIEVMNDEVLDFNKVKENYFKVLEYVAKIYVDTMNIIHHMHDKYAYEAGQMALHDTMVDRLMAFGIAGLSVAIDSLSAIKYAKVKPIRNEEGLAIDFEVQGDFPKYGNDDDRADDLGVELVTKFSNELKRHPLYRDAKHTLSALTITSNVMYGKKTGTTPDGRKKGESLAPGANPMHGRDVNGALASLNSVAKIPYNEVCQDGVSNTFSIVPDALGKSEEQRISNLVSILDGYFVQGAHHLNVNVLNRETLIDAMENPDKYPTLTIRVSGYAVNFSRLSKEQQLEVISRTFHESI; encoded by the coding sequence ATGTTTAAACAATGGGAAGGTTTTAAAAATGGTACTTGGCAAGAAGGAATTGATGTAAGAAACTTTATACAAAAGAATTATAATGTGTATGAAGGAGATTCAAGCTTCTTAGAAGGTATAAGTGAAAAGACATCAAGAGTATGGGACAAAGCATACGAATTAATTGTTGAAGAAGTTAAAAAAGGAATAATAGATATTGCAACCGACAGAGTTTCAGGAATAAATAACTATGAAGCAGGATATATAGATAAAGATAATGAAGTAATTGTAGGACTTCAAACTGATGCTCCACTTAAAAGAATTGTAAATCCATTTGGTGGATTTAGAATGGTACAAACTTCATTAAAAGAATATGGATATGAATTAGATAAAGATATAGAAAAACATTTTTCAAGATATAGAAAGACTCACAATGAAGGAGTTTTTGATGGCTATACAAAAGAAATAAGACTTGCAAGAACTGCAGGACTTTTAACAGGACTTCCAGATGCTTATGGTAGAGGAAGAATAATAGGTGATTATAGAAGAGTGGCTCTTTATGGTATAGATTATTTAATAGAAGAAAAGAAAAATGATCTTGATAATCTTCAAGGGGACATGCTTGATGAATTAGTAAGAAAAAGAGAAGAAGTTTCTATGCAAATTAGAGCTTTAGGAGAAATAAAAGAAATGGCAGCTAAATATGGCTGTGATATATCTAAACCAGCATCAAATGCTAAAGAAGCTGTACAAGCTTTATACTTTGGATATCTAGCTGGAATTAAAGAAAATAATGGAGCAGCAACTTCATTTGGTAGAACTTCAACTTTCTTAGATATATATATTGAAAGAGATTTAGAAACAGGATTAATAACTGAAAAAGAAGCTCAAGAATTAGTAGATCAACTTATAATAAAATTAAGATTAGTAAGACATTTAAGAACTCCAGAATACAACGATTTATTTGGTGGAGATCCAACATGGGTAACTGAATCAATTGGTGGAATGGGCATAAATGGGAAATCATTAGTAACAAAGAACTCATTTAGATATTTACATACATTGATAAATCTAGGTGCTTCTGCAGAACCGAATTTAACAGTTTTATGGTCAGATAAGTTACCAGAAAACTTTAAAAAATATTGTGCAGAAATATCAATAAAGACAGATGCAGTTCAATATGAAAGTGATGAAGTAATGAGACCAATTTATGGTGATGATTATGCAATAGCTTGTTGTGTATCAGCTATGAAGGTTGGTAAACAAATGCAATTCTTTGGAGCAAGATGTAATATTGCAAAATCACTTTTATATGCAATAAATGGTGGTTGTGATGAATTAAAAGGTATGAAAGTAATACCAGGAATTGAAGTAATGAATGATGAAGTTTTAGATTTCAATAAAGTAAAAGAAAATTACTTCAAAGTTTTAGAATATGTTGCTAAAATTTATGTGGATACAATGAATATAATACATCATATGCATGATAAATATGCTTATGAAGCAGGACAAATGGCTTTACATGATACTATGGTAGATAGATTAATGGCATTTGGTATTGCAGGTCTTTCAGTTGCAATAGATTCATTATCAGCTATTAAATATGCAAAAGTTAAACCAATAAGAAATGAAGAAGGATTAGCTATTGACTTTGAAGTTCAAGGAGATTTTCCTAAATACGGAAATGATGATGATAGAGCAGATGATTTAGGAGTAGAATTAGTAACTAAGTTCTCAAATGAACTTAAGAGACATCCTTTATATAGAGATGCTAAACATACATTATCAGCCCTTACAATTACATCTAATGTTATGTATGGTAAGAAGACTGGCACAACACCAGATGGAAGAAAGAAAGGTGAATCGTTAGCACCAGGAGCTAATCCAATGCACGGAAGAGATGTAAATGGAGCATTAGCATCACTAAATTCAGTTGCTAAAATACCTTACAATGAAGTTTGTCAAGATGGTGTTTCAAACACATTCTCAATTGTACCCGATGCACTTGGAAAGAGTGAAGAACAAAGAATATCTAATTTAGTTTCAATTTTAGACGGATATTTTGTTCAAGGAGCACATCATTTAAATGTTAATGTTCTTAACAGGGAAACACTAATAGATGCTATGGAAAATCCAGATAAATATCCAACATTAACAATTAGAGTTTCTGGATATGCTGTTAACTTTAGCAGATTATCAAAAGAACAACAATTAGAAGTTATAAGCAGAACTTTCCACGAAAGTATCTAA
- a CDS encoding polysaccharide deacetylase family protein: MTKKPKKTLIYLILSIIIGVSAYCFISHSGIFKNKLTIINNKVHSNLLPTDNFNSIYTSNLKFDDMPIENVSDLTLNILDKTTIKNVPTLLKAQRYYFSIKSISQILGYSTDYSNNELKLVKDNNIIVIKDNTFEKNSTTFSLRGNSLIHNNETYISLSDIENIFDLIAVFDFDKKSISLLDNEITQPENSNIVFSSKVAMFRFEDFTCGDTNFSDKNQAKVKCMANLLYSEGVKFHVGWIPRFKAPTDNIDNDMLTNNSMYNVGFINLLDYLINKGAEIGLHGYTHQSGNDRSAVGEELSKDVNNSIEDTKKVIENGIDVASALNIPISFYESPHYRDTKLQKEVIEEYFQYIYEPYDNSTSYLHNNKKNNLYVPTPLGYVSDPNDLSPIINGLKKNDPKVLNSFFYHPSIELDYVDFKIDKDKLDVTYDTNSPLQQIVNALKENNYNTIHISELKK; the protein is encoded by the coding sequence ATGACTAAAAAACCAAAAAAAACATTAATTTATTTAATTTTATCCATCATTATCGGAGTATCAGCTTATTGCTTTATTTCCCATAGTGGTATTTTTAAAAACAAATTAACTATAATAAACAATAAAGTACACTCTAATTTACTTCCAACTGACAATTTTAATAGTATATATACATCAAATCTTAAATTTGATGATATGCCTATAGAAAATGTATCAGATTTAACCTTAAACATTTTAGATAAAACAACTATAAAAAATGTGCCAACTTTATTAAAAGCTCAAAGGTATTATTTTTCTATAAAATCCATAAGTCAAATTCTTGGTTATTCTACTGATTATTCAAATAACGAACTAAAATTAGTAAAAGATAATAACATTATAGTTATTAAAGATAATACTTTTGAAAAAAATTCAACTACTTTTTCTCTTAGAGGAAATTCATTAATTCATAATAATGAAACTTACATCTCATTATCTGATATAGAAAACATATTTGATCTTATAGCAGTATTTGATTTTGATAAAAAAAGTATTAGTTTATTAGATAATGAAATAACACAACCTGAAAATTCTAACATTGTATTCAGTTCCAAAGTGGCAATGTTTAGATTTGAGGATTTCACATGTGGTGATACTAATTTTTCAGATAAAAATCAAGCTAAAGTAAAGTGTATGGCAAATCTTTTATACTCTGAAGGAGTAAAATTTCATGTTGGATGGATTCCTAGATTTAAAGCTCCTACAGATAATATAGATAATGATATGTTAACTAATAATAGTATGTATAATGTCGGCTTTATAAATTTATTAGATTATTTAATAAATAAAGGTGCTGAAATTGGCTTGCATGGTTACACTCACCAAAGTGGCAATGATAGAAGCGCTGTTGGTGAAGAACTATCCAAAGATGTAAATAACTCAATAGAAGACACCAAAAAGGTAATTGAAAATGGTATTGATGTAGCTAGTGCATTAAATATCCCTATAAGTTTTTATGAAAGTCCACATTATAGAGATACAAAACTTCAAAAAGAAGTAATTGAAGAGTACTTCCAATACATTTATGAACCTTATGATAACTCAACATCTTACTTACACAACAACAAGAAAAATAACTTATATGTACCAACTCCATTAGGATATGTTTCAGACCCTAATGATCTATCTCCTATAATAAATGGACTTAAAAAGAATGATCCAAAAGTTTTAAATAGTTTCTTTTATCATCCATCAATTGAGTTAGATTATGTAGACTTTAAAATTGATAAAGATAAACTTGATGTCACTTATGATACCAATTCACCATTACAACAAATAGTAAACGCACTTAAAGAAAATAATTATAATACTATTCACATTTCAGAATTAAAAAAATAA
- the pyrE gene encoding orotate phosphoribosyltransferase, which translates to MEAYKKEFIEFMIECGVLTFGDFVTKSGRKTPFFVNTGNYKTGSQLKRLGEYYAEAIKANYKDDYNIVFGPAYKGIPLSVTVTMALSDKYGIDVSYCSNRKEVKDHGDTGILLGSKLNDGDKVLIVEDVTTSGKSIYETMPIIKEQGNVDVVGLVISVNRMEKGQGEKSALVELEEKYGFKSCAIVTMTEVVEYLYNKEVNGKVIINDEVKTRIDEYYKEYGAK; encoded by the coding sequence ATGGAAGCATATAAAAAGGAATTTATTGAATTTATGATAGAGTGTGGAGTTTTAACTTTTGGAGATTTTGTAACTAAGAGTGGTAGAAAAACACCTTTCTTTGTTAATACAGGAAATTATAAGACTGGAAGTCAATTAAAAAGATTAGGAGAATACTATGCTGAAGCTATAAAGGCAAATTATAAAGATGATTATAATATAGTATTTGGTCCAGCATATAAGGGGATTCCATTAAGTGTTACAGTTACAATGGCTTTAAGTGATAAGTACGGAATAGATGTAAGTTATTGTTCAAATAGAAAAGAAGTTAAGGATCATGGAGATACAGGAATACTTCTTGGAAGTAAATTAAATGATGGAGATAAGGTTTTAATAGTAGAGGATGTAACTACATCAGGAAAATCTATTTATGAAACAATGCCAATTATAAAAGAACAAGGAAATGTAGATGTAGTAGGACTTGTTATATCTGTTAATAGAATGGAAAAAGGACAAGGAGAAAAATCAGCATTAGTAGAATTAGAAGAAAAGTATGGTTTTAAATCTTGCGCAATAGTTACAATGACTGAAGTTGTAGAGTATTTGTATAATAAAGAAGTTAACGGAAAAGTAATAATTAATGATGAGGTTAAAACTAGAATAGATGAATATTACAAAGAATATGGTGCTAAGTAG
- a CDS encoding dihydroorotate dehydrogenase, with protein sequence MLKVNINGVEFKNPVIAASGTFGFGAEYNNFYDVGMLGGISSKGLTLNVKEGNEGIRVFETPSGMMNSVGLQNPGIEGFIKNELPKMQELNTNILANVGGGCFEDYAEAIEKLNHTEVNMIELNISCPNVKCGGMAYGIKSQVAYEFVKEIKKICKKPLMVKLSPNAENIVEMAAKCEEAGADSLSLINTLKGLAIDPYKRKPIFNNVYAGLSGPAVKPVALRMVHEVSKAVSIPVIGLGGISNGIDAIEFMMVGARAVQIGTVNFVNPMAGKEIIEEMESFCKEQGIKDINEIVGVI encoded by the coding sequence ATGTTAAAGGTGAATATAAATGGTGTAGAATTTAAAAATCCAGTTATAGCGGCTTCAGGAACTTTTGGTTTTGGCGCAGAATATAACAATTTTTATGATGTAGGTATGTTAGGTGGAATATCATCTAAGGGATTAACACTAAATGTTAAAGAAGGTAATGAAGGAATTAGAGTATTTGAAACACCATCTGGAATGATGAACTCTGTAGGATTACAAAATCCAGGAATAGAGGGATTTATAAAAAATGAATTACCTAAAATGCAAGAATTAAATACTAACATTTTAGCTAATGTTGGTGGGGGATGCTTTGAAGATTATGCAGAAGCTATTGAAAAATTAAATCATACTGAAGTAAATATGATTGAACTTAATATATCATGTCCAAATGTAAAGTGTGGTGGAATGGCATATGGAATTAAGTCTCAAGTAGCTTATGAATTTGTTAAAGAAATAAAGAAGATTTGCAAAAAACCTCTTATGGTTAAATTATCACCAAATGCTGAAAATATAGTTGAAATGGCAGCAAAATGTGAAGAAGCAGGAGCAGATTCTTTAAGCTTAATAAATACATTAAAAGGTTTAGCAATAGATCCATATAAAAGAAAGCCAATATTTAATAATGTATATGCAGGACTTTCAGGACCAGCAGTAAAACCAGTAGCATTAAGAATGGTTCATGAAGTAAGTAAAGCTGTTAGTATACCAGTAATAGGACTTGGTGGAATATCTAATGGAATAGATGCAATAGAGTTTATGATGGTAGGGGCAAGAGCGGTTCAAATAGGAACAGTAAATTTTGTAAATCCAATGGCAGGAAAAGAAATTATAGAAGAAATGGAATCTTTTTGCAAAGAACAAGGCATAAAAGATATAAATGAAATTGTTGGTGTAATTTAA
- a CDS encoding dihydroorotate dehydrogenase electron transfer subunit yields MSTNYKKSKVLSNKKVVDNIYKMVCEDDNIIKAGQFYMLKIDGQTLLPRPISICEKEDNKITFLYAAVGKGTEEFAKLKDGDYINLTGPLGNGFDLDEYLGKVAIVSGGIGTAPMVEVCKVLRRNNKYGLIDVYAGFRDDIYLTEELSKYANKVEVTTNTGKHGNKGFVTDILKPEEYDIVLCCGPEIMMKKVVEMCKEKKVKVYVSMEKHMACGVGACLVCTCKTKGGNKRTCKDGPVFDGYYVEL; encoded by the coding sequence ATGAGTACAAATTATAAGAAATCAAAGGTGCTTTCAAATAAAAAAGTGGTTGATAATATATATAAGATGGTTTGTGAAGATGACAATATTATAAAAGCAGGACAATTTTACATGCTTAAGATTGATGGTCAAACGTTACTTCCAAGACCTATAAGCATATGCGAAAAAGAAGATAATAAAATAACTTTTTTATATGCAGCAGTAGGAAAAGGAACAGAAGAATTTGCAAAACTTAAAGATGGGGATTACATAAATCTTACAGGTCCATTAGGAAATGGATTTGATTTAGACGAATACCTAGGAAAAGTTGCAATTGTTTCAGGAGGAATTGGAACAGCGCCTATGGTTGAGGTTTGTAAAGTACTTAGAAGAAATAATAAATATGGGCTTATAGATGTTTATGCAGGATTTAGAGATGACATATATTTAACAGAGGAGTTATCAAAATATGCAAATAAAGTAGAGGTAACAACTAATACAGGAAAACATGGCAATAAAGGTTTTGTTACGGATATATTAAAGCCAGAAGAATATGATATTGTGTTATGCTGTGGTCCTGAAATTATGATGAAAAAGGTTGTTGAAATGTGCAAGGAAAAGAAGGTTAAAGTGTACGTTTCAATGGAAAAACATATGGCATGTGGTGTAGGAGCTTGTTTGGTATGTACTTGCAAAACTAAAGGCGGAAATAAGAGAACGTGTAAAGATGGTCCAGTATTTGATGGATATTATGTGGAATTGTAA
- the pyrF gene encoding orotidine-5'-phosphate decarboxylase, translated as MMINIMDKLYERVEKRGVVCVGLDTSLDYVPEHIKNKKTPSEAIFEFNKQIIDSTCDIAACFKVQIAYYEALGLDGLLAYKKTLEYLREKDEIIIADIKRGDIAATAKMYAKAHFEGDFEADFITLNPYMGMDSIEPYLSYLESGKKGIFTLVRTSNKGAEDIEYLDTNAGDKVYHVVGDKLMKMGENMISKCGYHQLGGVIGCTHVEEGKELRKRFNSMFFLIPGYGAQGGKAEDVAMYLNNGNGGVVNSSRGILLAYKKQNREMEFALCAREEAIKMRDEIKRAVENL; from the coding sequence ATGATGATTAATATAATGGATAAGCTATATGAGAGAGTTGAAAAAAGAGGTGTTGTATGTGTTGGATTAGATACATCGTTAGATTATGTTCCAGAGCATATAAAAAATAAAAAAACACCAAGTGAAGCTATATTTGAATTTAATAAACAAATTATAGATTCTACATGTGATATTGCAGCATGTTTTAAAGTACAAATAGCTTATTATGAAGCTTTAGGATTAGATGGATTATTAGCTTATAAGAAAACATTAGAATATCTAAGAGAAAAAGATGAAATCATAATAGCTGATATAAAAAGAGGCGACATAGCAGCTACTGCAAAAATGTATGCAAAGGCTCATTTTGAAGGAGATTTTGAGGCGGATTTTATAACACTAAATCCTTATATGGGAATGGACAGTATAGAACCATATCTTTCATATTTAGAAAGTGGAAAAAAGGGGATATTTACGTTAGTTAGAACATCAAATAAAGGTGCTGAAGATATAGAGTATTTAGATACTAATGCAGGTGATAAGGTATATCATGTAGTTGGTGATAAACTTATGAAAATGGGTGAAAATATGATTTCAAAATGTGGGTATCATCAGTTAGGCGGAGTAATTGGATGTACTCATGTTGAGGAAGGAAAAGAATTAAGAAAAAGATTTAATTCAATGTTTTTCTTAATACCTGGATATGGAGCACAGGGCGGAAAAGCAGAAGATGTAGCAATGTACTTAAATAACGGAAATGGTGGAGTTGTGAATTCATCAAGAGGAATATTACTTGCTTATAAAAAACAAAACAGAGAAATGGAATTTGCATTATGTGCAAGAGAAGAAGCAATAAAAATGAGAGATGAAATAAAAAGAGCTGTAGAGAATTTATAA
- a CDS encoding dihydroorotase, whose protein sequence is MELLIKNARIIDAIQDFKGDIYIKDGVINEIAQEIKKDNVEVLNCEEKILMPAFIDTHAHFRDPGLTWKEDLESGSKAALKGGYTGVCLMANTKPICSSKEVVQYVRDKSKELDLIDIHQCISVTQNFDGKTLDHLNEFKDDNEVKAISDDGVGVSNSNIMLEAMKIAKENNWVLMSHAESPEFSKSDMRIAENMMTIRDVELAKLSGAHVHMCHVSTKEALKCIIAAKNEGANITLEVTPHHIGLTKEINDYRVNPPIREKEDVEEIIKAIKMGNIDTIGTDHAPHTLEEKSKGSPGMVGLETAFPICYTKLVRENGVSLNELSKLMSLNSAKLLGMNKGKISIGVDADLVLIDIDKKIKVDSNEFVSKGRNTPFEGMEYYGEVLTTIKSGKIKYKK, encoded by the coding sequence GTGGAACTTTTGATTAAAAATGCAAGAATTATAGATGCGATTCAAGATTTTAAAGGTGATATTTATATAAAAGATGGAGTAATAAATGAAATTGCTCAGGAAATAAAAAAAGATAATGTTGAAGTGCTTAATTGTGAAGAAAAGATATTAATGCCAGCATTTATTGATACACATGCTCATTTTAGAGATCCAGGGCTTACATGGAAAGAAGATTTAGAAAGTGGATCAAAAGCAGCCTTAAAGGGTGGTTACACAGGTGTATGCTTGATGGCAAATACAAAACCTATATGTTCATCTAAAGAAGTAGTGCAGTATGTTAGAGATAAATCAAAAGAATTAGATTTAATTGATATACATCAATGCATTTCAGTAACTCAGAATTTTGATGGAAAAACTTTAGATCATTTAAATGAATTTAAAGATGATAATGAAGTCAAGGCAATTTCAGATGATGGAGTTGGAGTATCCAATTCTAATATTATGCTTGAGGCAATGAAAATTGCAAAAGAAAATAACTGGGTGCTTATGTCACATGCTGAAAGCCCAGAGTTTTCTAAAAGTGATATGAGAATAGCTGAAAATATGATGACTATCAGAGATGTAGAATTAGCAAAACTAAGTGGAGCTCATGTTCATATGTGTCATGTTAGTACTAAAGAAGCATTAAAATGCATTATTGCTGCTAAGAATGAAGGTGCAAATATTACCTTAGAAGTAACACCGCATCATATAGGTTTAACTAAAGAAATAAATGATTATAGAGTTAATCCACCTATAAGAGAAAAAGAAGATGTAGAAGAAATTATAAAAGCAATTAAGATGGGAAATATTGATACAATAGGGACGGATCATGCACCGCATACATTAGAAGAAAAATCTAAGGGATCTCCAGGAATGGTAGGATTGGAAACAGCTTTTCCAATATGTTATACAAAACTAGTTAGAGAAAATGGAGTTTCATTAAATGAACTAAGCAAACTTATGTCACTTAATTCAGCTAAGCTACTAGGAATGAATAAAGGAAAAATCAGCATAGGAGTAGATGCAGATTTAGTTTTAATAGATATAGATAAAAAAATAAAAGTAGATTCTAATGAATTTGTATCAAAGGGTAGAAATACACCCTTTGAAGGTATGGAATATTACGGGGAAGTGCTTACTACAATAAAGAGCGGAAAAATTAAATATAAGAAGTAA